TAGAAGGCATGAAAGATGCCCCAGTTCCAAAGATCGTTTGCGCTCAAGACAATATCCAGATTGAGGAACTGGCAGACGATACTGCAATTGCCATCAGTGGAATTGTAGCAGGCACCAAATATAAGCATCCTTTTTTGCCTGTAATTGATGGTTCTTCCAGAAGTTCTGAGCTTTGTGATCTTATTATGGCAAAATGCTTTACTATGCTTCCTGCCGCTGATCCTGATTGTTGTAACCGTTGCGGAAGCTCTTGCTACCAAATGGCTGCCGACATTTTGCAAGGTAAACGCACTCGAGAAGATTGTGTGCTGGATGGAAAACCAGGCATTAGCCTCAAGGTTGGCAATAAAGAAATAACCATCGTTCCTTTTGTGCAGGATATCCTAAAAGACAGCATTATGGCGATCATCAACAATCTTCGCGATGTTAATTCCAATCTGAAGATTGAAATAACCATAAAACCATGAACCGCAGTGAGTACTTTTGCAATCGAGATCCCCACGCTTTCCCATTATGGCAAAAATCCTGTGTTGGCATAGCGGGAGCAGGAGGCTTAGGCTCCAATATTGCCATCTTGCTTAGCCGGGTTGGAATTGGTAAATTGATCATT
This genomic window from Candidatus Cloacimonadota bacterium contains:
- the mobB gene encoding molybdopterin-guanine dinucleotide biosynthesis protein B, which translates into the protein MKAFAIIGYHHTGKTTTVVNVVKELVSRGFTVATIKDIHSEQYHADKPGKNSALHIKAGSNLTVARGLYDTALIFPRTLQLWEITPHLQADYLVIEGMKDAPVPKIVCAQDNIQIEELADDTAIAISGIVAGTKYKHPFLPVIDGSSRSSELCDLIMAKCFTMLPAADPDCCNRCGSSCYQMAADILQGKRTREDCVLDGKPGISLKVGNKEITIVPFVQDILKDSIMAIINNLRDVNSNLKIEITIKP